In Chitinophagales bacterium, the genomic stretch CCTAATTGTTTTGTTGGGAAAGCAATTTAAACCAACTTCCCTTCAAACGCTTTCTTTAAAATACTTTGTCTTAAAGCCTCTGATTGTTTTAGGCTGTTGTTTATTGTTTCTTCTATCTTATCACAAACACTAAGGCGGCTTTCTATTTCCTGTACGATTTGTTGTTGTTCTTCAACACTACAAATAGGAATAGCAGCATTTGATACATCAGTCTGATTAATGCTCGCCTGGTTAACGGCATGCTTTGCATTCTTCGTTAATTCTTTTATACCTCTTTTAGAAGATAGGTAAGCTGTGATATATTCAGGAATAGCTAATCCTTCTTTCACTCTTACTTTCATTATGTTACTTTCGAAAACCGTCTTCTCTTTTAAAGATTTCACCAAACCGCACTTGCCCAAGTGAGACATACTATTGACGCGATTAATTAAAATATCTCCCACCGTTAACAGATATCTTTTAGTTTCTTCCTCTGATAGCTGCACTCTTTTGTACTCATAATCCTTTAAAATCACGCCTTCATAGAAACCATCTATTCTTATAATTGGCACACCCCAACCATATTGTGTTGAAGGTTTGTATAATCCATTCTGCGGTGTTTCAGAAAAAAGCTCTCCAAACTTTTTCATGTTCCATCCCTTCGGCAACTCACCTTCCTTTACATCCTCATTGGTAAGCTTACCTTCAAAAGCCGATTTTAATACAGCTTGGCGGTAAACTTTTAATTGCTGTTGTGCAGTTTTTAATTCTTCTATGCCTTTGTCTAATTCGCTGAAGAGTTCTTCTATTTTGGAAACGATTTGTTGTTGAACTGTTATTGGGGGCAAAACAAAATCAAGGCTTTTCAACTTGCCTTGATTGATGGAAGATTGATTAACTGATTTCTGTGCAATGCTTATAAACTCACCTTTCTTTCGTTTGTATTTAAATTGATAATTAATGAAATCAGCTGAAACATTTTCTTTGAACCTAATAAGCAAAAGGTTTATACCATGTATTAAAGTAGGCGTTTGATTTTTGAATATAGCTGTCTTACCAAGATGTATATCGCTATTTATATGACTAAACAAAACATCGTTTCTCTTTAAGGAATACTTTTCGATAAACGCAGGTTCGCTTTCTTGAATGTATTTTACTCTGTCAAGGTCAATCTGCTCATTCCAAATTGTTTCAATTCTTGAAATAGGATAACCAATCTTTTCTTCACTTTGTTTTGCGTTGGCTCCATTAGAAATTTTTTCAGTGATTTCACCAAGTTTTACAACGCTCCAATCTTTAAATGTTCCATTCATATTTTGCTCTTCCTTTACAAGAGTGCGACGCAACGGATGTTTCATAGTAGCAATGTATTTCGGTTCATCGCACTCTATTTTTAAACCTTGCCTATGCCTTTTCTTAAGCCTTTTGAAAACGTTTTCATTTTCAAAAACATCGTTCTATATTTGCATATAGGTCTGCCCTGCATGAATGTCGACTCCAGGTCGTTTCCCACCTTAAAGGTGGGATTAGTGTAATGGCGGGCTTATTTTATTTTTAGCACTTAACGAATTCTTTGAGTTATAGTAATTTCTCCAGTCTTTGTAGTTTGTAGTATCGTACAAATCTACTATAAGAGATACCTGCTCTTTCAGGTAATCATAAAAACGGGTTTCTCCTTTTTCAAATACTCTCTGCACAGCCCAGCAAAAATAATCCGCCACATTCAACAAGGGTTCCTGGGTTGGATAAACGACATTGAAAGCGACATTGGTGATAATATCATGCCTTGTCACCTTCGAAGCAGTAATTTCAGCATTCTTCTTATTTATATTTTCAGCTACTCTTTCTTTCGCTTTTTCCATTGCTAATAATAAATTATTATTCTTTGTGCTTCTGCCTCTTTCAGCAATGTTAAGTATAAGCTTCACTTCTCCCTCCATTTTGTTTTTCAACAAATGCGATAACAGGTCAGCATAGAAATACTCTTCTTTGCCTTTGTGTAAAGTCTCATAGCGCTCTATCGTCTTTCGACCAACGACTGCTTCGAAAGAGCACTTAGTTGATTTGATAAAATCAAAAAACGTTTTGCGAACTTCGGGCAAATCATCGGTTGCGTGAAAATAGTACCCTGCTCCCTGTTTCCTTTTAAGTATTGATGGAACCTGGTAGTAAGGATCGTTTGCTACCTGATTTTGCAACTGAACTATTTTTTTTCTCACTGGTTCAAGCGGCTCTTTAAATTTTACCATTCCAAGAATAAAACAACCGGAAACACCTTCTGATCCAATAATCGTTTTCTTTCCTTTGCCATAAAAGGCTGTATCACCCGCCTCATCAAGAAAGCGGTGATTGGTTTTAATATTTGATTTAGCTACTACCATTTTTACGCGACAAGTTCAGTATTCAACTCATCCAATATTATTTCATAATCTTCTTTAAACAACTGGTAAAACTTACCTAAGCCACCAGCTTTGTTAAAAGGGTCGAGTTCGAAATCGTCTTTGTCAACATGAAAGGAGTTGGCAATGTAATCCTTTATCATCCGCAGCCATTGTACCTGTTCTTCGGTGTACTTGAGCGTGCCTGCCTGTTTCTTAAATATCCAGTCCTGGAAATTCTTGTCTACCGTTTTATCGAAACCGGTAAGGGTGGTATCGGCTCCGCTTACCTTGCGTACCAGGCTCACCAATGCGATTAATTCATTCTTTGGCTGACCCGTAACTTTTTCGAGTTGCTCATAAGCACGCCATACATGCAACGGCGCAAGCAAAGGCTTATCGAGCTTTAGCTTTTCTACAAGGTCTTTTATCATGGTGTACGTTACCTCGCGGCGGCGATAAGGTTGCTCGTAGAATATTTGCAGCACGGTTATCTCTGTTTTGTGCTGTTGCATCCAAGCGGTAAAATCGTGTATGGTGTTTTCTGCCGCAGCCTTATTGTCTTTCACCCAACCCATGTTGAGTATTTCATCGGGGTTGATGTGATCTATAAACTGGTCGTACTTTTTACGAACATCAATAATGTAGTTGCGCAGTTCGTAGTCGTTGAAGAGTGCGGTGGCGTCTTCAATTAGTTTAGAGTGATGAGTTATGAGTTCAGAGTGAATGTGTGCGGGTGAGGCATCGGGGTTTTCACTCATAACTCTTAATTCTAAACTCTCAACCGTATCCGGGTCGTATGCATTCAGCAGTTGCTTTACAACCTGGTTGATTG encodes the following:
- a CDS encoding restriction endonuclease subunit S; its protein translation is MKHPLRRTLVKEEQNMNGTFKDWSVVKLGEITEKISNGANAKQSEEKIGYPISRIETIWNEQIDLDRVKYIQESEPAFIEKYSLKRNDVLFSHINSDIHLGKTAIFKNQTPTLIHGINLLLIRFKENVSADFINYQFKYKRKKGEFISIAQKSVNQSSINQGKLKSLDFVLPPITVQQQIVSKIEELFSELDKGIEELKTAQQQLKVYRQAVLKSAFEGKLTNEDVKEGELPKGWNMKKFGELFSETPQNGLYKPSTQYGWGVPIIRIDGFYEGVILKDYEYKRVQLSEEETKRYLLTVGDILINRVNSMSHLGKCGLVKSLKEKTVFESNIMKVRVKEGLAIPEYITAYLSSKRGIKELTKNAKHAVNQASINQTDVSNAAIPICSVEEQQQIVQEIESRLSVCDKIEETINNSLKQSEALRQSILKKAFEGKLV
- a CDS encoding DUF3800 domain-containing protein; amino-acid sequence: MVVAKSNIKTNHRFLDEAGDTAFYGKGKKTIIGSEGVSGCFILGMVKFKEPLEPVRKKIVQLQNQVANDPYYQVPSILKRKQGAGYYFHATDDLPEVRKTFFDFIKSTKCSFEAVVGRKTIERYETLHKGKEEYFYADLLSHLLKNKMEGEVKLILNIAERGRSTKNNNLLLAMEKAKERVAENINKKNAEITASKVTRHDIITNVAFNVVYPTQEPLLNVADYFCWAVQRVFEKGETRFYDYLKEQVSLIVDLYDTTNYKDWRNYYNSKNSLSAKNKISPPLH